The sequence CTACCACGGCAAAGCCTTTTCCGGCCTCGCCGGCACGGGCGGCTTCGATGGTGGCGTTCAGGGCTAACAGGTTGGTTTGGTCAGCAATCGCGGTGATCATGCTGACAACCTCGCCAATTCTTACGGCAGCGGTTGAAAGACTTTCCACACGCTGGATCGTGATTCGCGCACTGTCTGATGCCTTGTGTGCCAGCCCTGCAGAACGCTCCACTTGCTCTGATATGGCACCAATTGATGCGGTTAGTTCTTCGGTGGCTGCGGCCACGGCCTCGACATTGTGGCTGGCAGATCCGGCCGAGCGGCTGGATGCATCCGCTCGCTCTAGAACCATTTTGGCATCGTTAGCTACGGAACGGATCTGATCTCCTATTTGGGAAATCATGCTGACCATTGTTTCAACCATGGCGCCGGCAGTGGTCTGGAACTCTTCGGCCAGTTTTTCCATCATGGCACGCCGCTCTGAATCCGTGCGTACACGGTTGCTTTCAGCCATGGCATTCAGGCGTTTTACTTCCAAGGCATTGTCGCGGAAAACAACCAGAGCCGCTGCCATTTGGCCAATGGCGTTTTTCCAGCCGACGGCCGGGATATCTACACTCAGGTTCCCGCCTGATATTTTCTCCATAGCCGTTGTCATCTGGGCCAAGGGGCGGGAAATGCTCAGGGCGACAATAATTGTTATACAAACAACGACAGTCAGGATAACCATCATGGTGATGGAAGAGATCAGCTGGCTTGTTGCCATGGTTTCGTCTTGAGCTGCACGTGCGGCCGCAACATCGTTGCGGGCCCTCTCGATCAGAGCCTCCAGAAAGGGCTCAGCTTCGGCAAATAGCTTGCTCAGCGAGGATGTTTCTTTGGCCAAGGTGCCGCTGATGGCAACATACTGATCAAACAGCTTCAGCCAGTCCGCAATAACGGCACTGTTGTTTGTAGCCGTGAGAAGGTCAGCTGTGTCTTTACGGAATTCCTCGATATCGCCTTGCCTGCTGTAGAGCATGACGTCCTTTTCTAGGCGTCGCAGGTCCAGATAGCGTGCCATCAGGCTAGCGCTGGTTTTTATGGTTGTTTCACTGCCTGCCGCGATGGCACGCTTTTCAAGATCTCCCCGCAGGCCCTCTGTTTCTTTCAGGCCTACCGTTTTCCACATTTCAACAATGGACTGGAACTTGGTATTGTACGTCTTGAACTTTTCAGTAGCTGATGCGGCATTGGCTGCCTGTTCTTGATCCAGTTTTGCTTCCAGTGCCTTGAAGTCAGAAAGAATTTCTTCAGTGATAGTCGCGTGGTGGCTGACTTCTTTTTCATTCAGGCGCAGGAAGAAATCCTTTTCCCGCCGTCGCGCATTCAGGAAATTGTATCTTATGTCCTCAACGCTATCCCTGATTGATCTGGCGTTGTTCTGACGCTCAGAGGCTTGATGGATCGTATGCTCCTGCCAACGGGATAGGCCCCACATGGGCACGAAGCCGATGACAATGGCACCGACAATAAGCCCCAGCTGGAGTTCGATCCGCGCTTTTCTCAGAAACATGACAATTGTCCGATCATGACGGGTGTTCCTGCAACTTTATCCTTTAAGGGATAGGCATGAACAACGGATACGGGGCTGTAATGCCCGGGCAGACATGCAATATGTCCACGTGTTCACGGTAGGAATGAAACAATGGTGGAGGCCGGGCCGGCTTTGCGCTAAGGTCCGCACCTGTTCTGCCGATTCTGGCCCTGTATCTGTACGGAACCCCATGACTCACCGTATTCTTATTATCGACTTCGGATCCCAGGTTACCCAACTGATTGCCCGGCGCGTGCGCGAATCTGGTGTTTACTGTGAAATACACCCGTTCAATCGGGTGAGTGCCGACAGCATAAGGGTTTTTTCTCCTGCCGGGGTTATTCTGTCTGGTGGACCTGCTTCGGTCACAGGAACGGATACTCCACGTGCGCCGCAGGAGCTGTTCTCCATGGGGTTACCTGTTCTTGGGATCTGCTATGGACAGCAGACGATGATGGCCCAGCTGGGTGGTCATGTTGAAGGGTCGGACCACCGTGAATTTGGCCGGGCTTTTGTGCGTGTACAGGGGCATTGTCGCCTGTTTGACGGGACGTGGGTTCCCGATGCGGTCGAGCAGGTATGGATGAGCCACGGTGACCGGGTGACAGCCTTGGCTCCCGGGTTTCATGCTGTTGCGTCCTCTGAAGGGGCGCCGTTTGCCGCGGTTGCTGATGATGAACGCCGTTTCTATGGGGTCCAGTTCCACCCCGAAGTCGTGCATACCCCGCATGGGGCACAGCTTCTGAAGACCTTTGTCCGTGATATCTGCGGCTGTTCCGGGGACTGGACCATGGCGTCCTTCCGCGAGACTGAGATTGCCCGTATCCGGGATCAGGTTGGGGCGGGGCGTGTTATTTGTGGGCTTTCTGGTGGCGTTGACAGTTCTGTTGTGGCTGCCATCGTGCATGAGGCGATTGGTGATCAGCTGACCTGTGTCTTTGTTGATCATGGCTTGATGCGTCAGGGAGAGGCCCAGCAGGTGGTGCGGGTCTTCCGGGACCGTTTCAATATTAATCTGGTGCATGTGGATGCCTCGGATCTGTTCCTTGGCCTTCTGTCCGGCAAGACAGACCCCGAAGAGAAGCGCAAGGTCATTGGCAAAACCTTCATTGATGTCTTTGAGGCTGAGGCCAGCAAAATTGGGGGTGCCGAGTTCCTAGCCCAGGGGACGTTGTATCCTGATGTGATTGAGTCGGTTTCCTTTACCGGTGGGCCAAGCGTTACGATCAAGTCTCACCACAATGTTGGTGGCCTGCCCGAGCGCATGAACATGAAGCTGGTAGAGCCGCTGCGCGAACTGTTCAAGGATGAGGTTCGCGCACTGGGCCGTGAACTTGGGCTTCCGGAAGAAATGGTCGGACGCCATCCGTTTCCGGGGCCGGGGCTGGCCATCCGTATTCCGGGGCAGGATATTACCCGTGAAAAGCTGGATATTCTGCGCAAGGCGGATGCGATCTATCTTGAAGAAATTCGCAATGCCGGGCTGTATGATGCCATCTGGCAGGCTTTTGCTGTGCTGCTTCCCGTGCGTACGGTTGGGGTTATGGGTGATGGCCGTACCTATGACTATGCCCTTGCCGTGCGTGCTGTCACGTCAACGGATGGTATGACTGCAGACTATTATCATTTTGATCATGAATTCCTGTCCCGTTTGTCCAATCGTATTATCAACGAGGTCAAGGGCGTGAACCGCGTTGTGTACGATATCACATCGAAGCCACCTGGCACGATTGAGTGGGAGTAGACAGGCTGGTGCAGGGCTCTGTCATGCCCGGTCAGGCTATTGATGTGGCTGGGCGTGAGGGTTCGCTTAATCTTTTTGTATGTCATCCCATGCGACAGGTTGACCACGCTCCACATCTCTTGATGTGGTCTTCCCGATGATGTCATCGTAATGTTTTGGCGGCAGTCCATACCCGGGGCGTATCCTTCTTACGTCGCCGGGTGTTATGGGTGTTCCTGCCTTGATATCATTAACAAAATACAACGATCGACGGAAAACCCTGCTGTTGGTCTCTGCCTTGGGTCTGATCAATTCATCTTTTCCTAGGGCCGACCAGGTTTCGTTGACGTCTTTTACAAGTTTCTCCAATTCGCCCGGTTCTATTGAGAACGCGCTGTCTGGGCCTTTGTCAGCCCTGCTGATGGTAAAGTGTTTTTCAATAGCCGACGCGCCTAGGGCAACAGAAGCCGTTGCTGCAATGTTACCGATCGTGTGGTCGGATAAGCCGACGGTCACACCAAACGTTTTCTTCAGCTGTGTTATGGATCGTATGTTGGCTTGCTCGACAGGCGCGGGATAGCTGCTGATGCAGTGGAACAGAAGAATGGAGTCACACCCATGGCTTCGGGCGCATTCCAAGGCTTCTGTTATTTCTCCCTCACTTGCCATTCCGGTCGACATCAGCATGGGTTTCTTCTTTTTTGCCACGTAGCGGATCAATGGCAAATCGGTCAATTCAAAGGATGCTATTTTATAAGCCGGCGTATTCAGGGACTCCAGCAAGTCAACGGCTGTTTCATCGAAGGGTGTCGAGAACAACGTAATCCCAATTTTACGGGCAAAGCGGAAGAGTTCTTGGTGCCACTCATAGGGGGTGTAGGCTTCGTGATACAGGTCGTATAGCTTGTACCCGTTCCATAAGCCACCCTTTACGATAAAGTCATCCTTGTCGCAGTCGATTGTCATCGTATCGGCATTATAGGTTTGTATCTTGACGGCATTCGCTCCTGACTTGGCGGCCATTTCGATAGACAGCTTGGCACGCTCAAGCGAACCATTGTGGTTTGCTGAGATCTCGGCAATGACATATGGGGGCTGATGTTCCGATACTTCCCGACCTGATATAATCAGCATATCTATCAACCCCTTATGGCTATTAAAGAATCTAGCCTTCTGATTTCTTCTTGGATGTTGGAATCCCATCCACGAAACTGCGGCGGCAAGTCTGCTACTTTGTGATAAGAGCCTTTTCTTCGCTGTGGGGTGGCTTCATAGGTACCATGTATAATTTCACGGATGTTCTCTTTAAAAAGGTTTTCGATTTCCACAATGAGCTGCGTGTATGTTTGGGAAAATGTCTTTTGTTCTTTTGTAAAGTTTACGTAACGTTGGTAGAGAATGGGGCCTGTATCAATTCCTTCGTCAACCAAATGAATGGATACACCGCTTGGCGTGCAGTCAAAGAAAGACCAGAAATTAGGATGAGCGCCACGATTCCAAGGAAGATATGAAGTATGTAGGTTTATGATTGGTGCATTTGCACTCTCGATGACCGACTTTTTGAGGATGTGCCTGTATCCGAAACTTATGACAACGTCGAAATCTTTAATGCATTCAATATGATTATCGGTGTGCCAGACTGCGCAATTGGCCTTCTCTAATTCTTCGATCAAGGATGTCTTTTCTCTTGTATAGCCTAGGAACAAGACTCTTTTATCGGGGGCCGTTATGTGCGTTATAAGCTTTGGTTGCATGTTCATAGTGTTCCCGATTGGCGTGGGCTATGCTGACTATAAATACTCCTTCCATTATGAATGATATACAAGGTCATGCCTGTGCCACTTTCTTATGTAAGGCATGCGTGACTGGATGATATTGTAAGGGTTTATGCTGAATGTATACTGATGATGATCTTGACGGAGCCGTAACGGACGGCATCCTGTCTGCCGATGTGGTTGCGGCTTTTCGTGAGTATATGGAACAGCGTAGCAATACGCTGGCCGTGGACGAAGAGCATTTCCGCCTGATCAGTGGCTTCAATGATATTTTTGTGGTTATTGCCTGTGGATTGCTGCTTGGGGCTTGTGCCTGGATCGGGTTTTCGTTCCAACCATGGGCTGGACCGGCACTTGTTGCTGTGGTCTCTTGGCTTCTGGCAGAGTTTTTTACCCGCAAGCGCCGTATGGCCTTGCCGTCGATCGCGCTGCTTGGTGCGTTTGTCGTGGGCTCGGGCGGGTGTGCCTTTGCGGCCTTATATGACAGTGGTGCCGATGCAAGCATTGCTGGACTTGTTGCGGCCTTGGCTGCGGCCCTGCATTGGATCCGTTTCCGTGTTCCGGTCACGGTGGCGGCTGGTGTTGCCGGTCTTGTCCTGACGTGTGCGACGACTTTGAAGAGTCTGCTTCCCACCTTGGATGCCTACGATAACCTCGTTCTTTTTGCCTGCGGTTTGGCTGTATTTTTCTTGGCAATGCGTTGGGACAGTTCCGATATTCGCCGTCAGACCCGTCGCTCAGACGTTGCTTTCTGGCTGCATCTTCTGGCTGCTCCTTTGCTGGTGCACCCGGTGTTCGGTTTCCTGGGGGTGCGAGAGGAGAGTGTTGGCTTGGGGAGTGTTGCGCTGGTCATGGGGCTATATGCCGTGTTGGCCCTGATATCCCTTCTGGTCGATCGTCGTGCGCTGATGGTATCCGCTCTTGGATACGTTGTTTATGTGTTCGCATCCCTGTTTGATCACGGCGATGCGGTCAGCCTTGGGTTTGCCTTTTCCAGTGCCGGGATTGGTGCCGCTCTTTTGCTGTTGTCTGCTTTCTGGCACAGCAGTCGCAGCGCGGTTATCGGTTTGGTGCCCGTTCGCATCAGTGCGTTTCTGCCACCTTTGCAGCGGTCATAACGAGGGCTTATTTGGCAGCCTGTGTCTCAGGCACATTCGCCACAGGCATGGCCGCTGGCCCAGGCCCACTGGAAGTTATAGCCGCCAAGCCAGCCTGTGACATCGACGGCCTCACCGATGATGTACAGGCCAGGTTTGCTTTTCACTTCCATCGTTCGGGAAGACAGGGCGTTGGTATCAACGCCTCCCACCATGACCTCGGCGGTTCGGTATCCCTCAGTCCCTGTGGGGTAGACGGTCCATGCCTGGATCTGGTCTGCCAGTATGGACAAGGTCTTGTTGCCGGTTTGCCCAATCACGGTGTCGGGCATGCCGGCCCGCTCGCACAGGCTTTGCGCCAGCCTGTTGGGCAGGATCTCGCTGACAACTGTATGCAGGCGCGCCTTTGGGCGGCTGTCGCGGCGTTCAGCCAGCCATGCCAGTATATCCCTGTCGGGGCACAGGTTGATACGCACTGCGTCACCCTGTTTCCAGAAGGAAGAAATCTGCAGGATAACCGGGCCAGATAAGCCGCGGTGTGTAAAGAGAAGGGCTTCGCGGAAACGAGTTTTGCCACAGGTCGCAGTGGCATCTAGGGCGATGCCGGTCAGGGGGCGCATGAACGCCAGGTCATCTTCCCCAAAGACCAACGGCACCAGGCCCGGATAGGGATCAAGAACCGGGATGCCAAGTTGCTCTGCCACGCGCAGGGCAAAATTGCTGGCCCCGATCTTTGGAATGGAAAGGCCGCCCGTTGCAAGCACAACCGACTGGCAGTGAACAGGGCCGGCGGATGTTTCCACCACCCAGCGCCGGTCTTCTTCCCCGGTTGGGGCAATATGACTGGCAGAGACGTTACACTGGATAGTGGTCCCTGCCGCTACAGCCTCTTCAACCAGAAGATTAACGATATCAGCCGCAGAGCGATCACAGAACAGCTGCCCGTGGTCCCGTTCGTGCCAAGGGATGGCATGGGTCGCCAGCAGGTCAAGAAAGTCCTGCGGTGTATACCGCTTCAATGCCGAGCGGGCAAAGTGGGGGTTGCTGGAAAGATACCCGTTTGGTCCAGCATCCCGGTTGGTAAAGTTGCATTTTCCCCCGCCGGAAATCAGGATTTTCCGCCCCGGACGGTCATTATGTTCCAGAACAAGAACCCGGCGGCCCCGGCGGGCAGCGGTCATGGCGCACATTAAACCTGCGGCGCCCGCCCCGATGATGACGATGTCAGTTTCCATAGGCGGGTTCTAGCCGGGACTGTTGCCAACAGCAAGTGTTCAGGTGTACGGGCTGGAAAAGGCGATGGCGTGGTTGTCCCATTTCAGGGGCTCTGATCGGGGCTCGGGATCAAAGTCATCAAACGACCCGCCCATGATCTGGCCAAAGCCATTGGTCAAAATCAGGTTCCCGTTCAGCACGGCGGCGCCGCAGACATCGGGCAGCTGGATTGTGCGGACCATTCCGGGGGTATTTGTTGTGCCCAGGATGGCAATGCCCCCGACCGGGCTGGTGACAACGTAATAGGCCCCGTCCGGCGAAAACAGGGCGCTGCCACAATACTGTCGCAGGCCAGTGACAACAGCATCGGGAAGAGCCGGCAAAACAAGGTCATGCCCACGCCTGTGCAGCAGAAGAAGGGGTACACGGTCTGTCGCCGCCCCTTGGTACTGGCAGGCCACGATGACAGTTCCATCCGGAGCAACGGCCAAATGGCGCAGGCTGACCGCCCGCAGTGCCGTCGGCAGGGTTCGCTTTTCCAGAAGGGTACCGGTCTTGCTGTCGATATAGGTCAGGGAGGGGTCGGTCATGCCTAGGTTCAGCTTGGCCCGTCCGGATTCAGGGCTGGTCAGGATGCCGCCATTGGCAACAACCAGTGTCTGCTGATCAGGCATCCAAGCCAGTTCATGAGGCTCGGTTCCAAAGCTGGGGAACTCGCCGATCCAGGCATAGCTGCGAGCATCCCGAATGCCGATCCGGCCTTCGCCGTGGTCAAAGGCGTTTTCAGTTGTCAGGATATGGCGGCCATCGGCTGTATAAACGGCATGTCCGAAGAAGTGTCTTCCGGGTTGGCATTCTACAGATGCGGCTATGGTTCCGTCCGTAAGGTTCAGCGCCGTGGCCCAGTTTCCCGGCCGGCGCGCCGGCAGAAAAGCGCGGGTTCCATCCGGTGAGACGGCGGGACCGTGGGCACGTCCGGGCAGGGGGGTCTGCCATAGGATGCCAAGGTCTTCGGACCATGCCACGGCGTGATCACGTCCGCTGTTGTCCCTTGCAGAGCTGAGAAGAGTGTTTCCTGTTCGATGGATGGCTGCCCGTGTTGGCATGGCGGGGAGGATCATGCCTGCTGCCAAGGCCCCCATGCCGCCCCATAGAAGGGAGCGTCTGGATAATGTAAGGGGAGCATTCTGATCATCCATGGGGGTCAGTCTCCGTCCAGGGCATTGAAACCGATGCCCAGTCCCAGCATGCCGGCCATTTCTGTTTCCACCATGCTGCGTGCGGTACCGATATTGGCCCTGATCAGCATCAAGGTTCTGTAGCCTGCAGGGTTGGCAAGAACATCTTTCCAAGGGCGTGTGGCCAGTTCAGCCGTCAGGCGGCGGGCTTCGGTCAGCCCGTGCAGGATGCTGATATCAACAATCTCGCTATCTTCATGCTCCAGAACTCCGGCGCGCAATCCTCCATCTTTTCCTGCGTGGCCTTGGTAAAGCTGAAGGGCTGCATCAAGATTGGCGAGAAGCGCCTGTAGCGGTAAGTCTGCCCGCCAGGCTTCGCCTCGTTCCGGGCGTGCTTTTGTCGGATTGGATCCCATCGGGCTGCCCAATTTCATATCCTGCGTAGCCTGCAGAAGGGTGGACAGTGTCCCGTGTATGGCCCGCAAGGACTCAGCCGGGGTCCGGAACAGGGTGTTTTTGTCACCCGGCCTCAGAAGTATTGCCCGAAATCCGCCATCCGGCTCTGTCCATTCCGCTCTGATAGCTTGGGCCATGGATGACAGGTTTCGTCCAATTGCCTGGGCAACCCGGCATTCATGCGGGTTGATCGGGCTATTACCCCAGAGCAGGCGCTCCAGTGCCGGGAATCCCTGTACCGCAATGCTGGCCCGGGACAGGGATTCCGGTGTCAGGGCTGTATCTGGTGCCGACAGCAGCGTGGACACATGCCGTGCCCCCAAGTTTTTTGGGTCAGGCCAGAACTGGATACGGTAGTGGCGGTTTTCTGTCTGCGATGGGCCGATGCGAACATGTTGCACGCCCTGCCAGGCTAGGAATGCAGTGGCAAAGGCGGATTTGCTGTCCTGTTCTGGACAGGCATCGCCCAGTGTACGTTCAAGAGCTGCGGTTGCTTCGGCAAACCTCTGGAAGGCGGGAAGGATAACGGCGTCAACAGCCTCGGCTGTCAGGCGCAGGCTGTCAGCAGCACGCCCGCTTACAGGCAGGAGTGCGAGCAGAAGCAGGGTAGCGGTCAGGGCAAGGCGTGCAGTCATGTCGGGTCGGTGTCCATGATCCTGGTGTTACAGAGACCTGAGAAAGTCCAGAAGGGCTGCCCGGTCCTTGGCCGGGAGTTCACGGAAGGCTTCACGTGCCCGCCGTGCTTCGCCACCGTGCCACAGCACAGCCTCGGTCAGGGTTCTGGCGCGTCCATCATGCAGATAGGACTCTGTGCCCGACACAGCTTTGGTCATGCCAAGGCC comes from Haematospirillum jordaniae and encodes:
- a CDS encoding methyl-accepting chemotaxis protein, whose protein sequence is MFLRKARIELQLGLIVGAIVIGFVPMWGLSRWQEHTIHQASERQNNARSIRDSVEDIRYNFLNARRREKDFFLRLNEKEVSHHATITEEILSDFKALEAKLDQEQAANAASATEKFKTYNTKFQSIVEMWKTVGLKETEGLRGDLEKRAIAAGSETTIKTSASLMARYLDLRRLEKDVMLYSRQGDIEEFRKDTADLLTATNNSAVIADWLKLFDQYVAISGTLAKETSSLSKLFAEAEPFLEALIERARNDVAAARAAQDETMATSQLISSITMMVILTVVVCITIIVALSISRPLAQMTTAMEKISGGNLSVDIPAVGWKNAIGQMAAALVVFRDNALEVKRLNAMAESNRVRTDSERRAMMEKLAEEFQTTAGAMVETMVSMISQIGDQIRSVANDAKMVLERADASSRSAGSASHNVEAVAAATEELTASIGAISEQVERSAGLAHKASDSARITIQRVESLSTAAVRIGEVVSMITAIADQTNLLALNATIEAARAGEAGKGFAVVANEVKGLATQTGRATEEIVRQVGAVQAATEEAVQAINAIAGNVHNINDNIAAISTAVSEQGAATREISNNVINAVSATSEVSDNIREVASLANTTSKATHILDGTIIDLRSKASALQDSVTQFLGYVRGDK
- the guaA gene encoding glutamine-hydrolyzing GMP synthase → MTHRILIIDFGSQVTQLIARRVRESGVYCEIHPFNRVSADSIRVFSPAGVILSGGPASVTGTDTPRAPQELFSMGLPVLGICYGQQTMMAQLGGHVEGSDHREFGRAFVRVQGHCRLFDGTWVPDAVEQVWMSHGDRVTALAPGFHAVASSEGAPFAAVADDERRFYGVQFHPEVVHTPHGAQLLKTFVRDICGCSGDWTMASFRETEIARIRDQVGAGRVICGLSGGVDSSVVAAIVHEAIGDQLTCVFVDHGLMRQGEAQQVVRVFRDRFNINLVHVDASDLFLGLLSGKTDPEEKRKVIGKTFIDVFEAEASKIGGAEFLAQGTLYPDVIESVSFTGGPSVTIKSHHNVGGLPERMNMKLVEPLRELFKDEVRALGRELGLPEEMVGRHPFPGPGLAIRIPGQDITREKLDILRKADAIYLEEIRNAGLYDAIWQAFAVLLPVRTVGVMGDGRTYDYALAVRAVTSTDGMTADYYHFDHEFLSRLSNRIINEVKGVNRVVYDITSKPPGTIEWE
- the pseI gene encoding pseudaminic acid synthase — its product is MLIISGREVSEHQPPYVIAEISANHNGSLERAKLSIEMAAKSGANAVKIQTYNADTMTIDCDKDDFIVKGGLWNGYKLYDLYHEAYTPYEWHQELFRFARKIGITLFSTPFDETAVDLLESLNTPAYKIASFELTDLPLIRYVAKKKKPMLMSTGMASEGEITEALECARSHGCDSILLFHCISSYPAPVEQANIRSITQLKKTFGVTVGLSDHTIGNIAATASVALGASAIEKHFTISRADKGPDSAFSIEPGELEKLVKDVNETWSALGKDELIRPKAETNSRVFRRSLYFVNDIKAGTPITPGDVRRIRPGYGLPPKHYDDIIGKTTSRDVERGQPVAWDDIQKD
- a CDS encoding formyltransferase family protein, yielding MQPKLITHITAPDKRVLFLGYTREKTSLIEELEKANCAVWHTDNHIECIKDFDVVISFGYRHILKKSVIESANAPIINLHTSYLPWNRGAHPNFWSFFDCTPSGVSIHLVDEGIDTGPILYQRYVNFTKEQKTFSQTYTQLIVEIENLFKENIREIIHGTYEATPQRRKGSYHKVADLPPQFRGWDSNIQEEIRRLDSLIAIRG
- a CDS encoding BaiN/RdsA family NAD(P)/FAD-dependent oxidoreductase — its product is METDIVIIGAGAAGLMCAMTAARRGRRVLVLEHNDRPGRKILISGGGKCNFTNRDAGPNGYLSSNPHFARSALKRYTPQDFLDLLATHAIPWHERDHGQLFCDRSAADIVNLLVEEAVAAGTTIQCNVSASHIAPTGEEDRRWVVETSAGPVHCQSVVLATGGLSIPKIGASNFALRVAEQLGIPVLDPYPGLVPLVFGEDDLAFMRPLTGIALDATATCGKTRFREALLFTHRGLSGPVILQISSFWKQGDAVRINLCPDRDILAWLAERRDSRPKARLHTVVSEILPNRLAQSLCERAGMPDTVIGQTGNKTLSILADQIQAWTVYPTGTEGYRTAEVMVGGVDTNALSSRTMEVKSKPGLYIIGEAVDVTGWLGGYNFQWAWASGHACGECA
- a CDS encoding DUF1513 domain-containing protein, with the protein product MDDQNAPLTLSRRSLLWGGMGALAAGMILPAMPTRAAIHRTGNTLLSSARDNSGRDHAVAWSEDLGILWQTPLPGRAHGPAVSPDGTRAFLPARRPGNWATALNLTDGTIAASVECQPGRHFFGHAVYTADGRHILTTENAFDHGEGRIGIRDARSYAWIGEFPSFGTEPHELAWMPDQQTLVVANGGILTSPESGRAKLNLGMTDPSLTYIDSKTGTLLEKRTLPTALRAVSLRHLAVAPDGTVIVACQYQGAATDRVPLLLLHRRGHDLVLPALPDAVVTGLRQYCGSALFSPDGAYYVVTSPVGGIAILGTTNTPGMVRTIQLPDVCGAAVLNGNLILTNGFGQIMGGSFDDFDPEPRSEPLKWDNHAIAFSSPYT
- a CDS encoding imelysin family protein, coding for MTARLALTATLLLLALLPVSGRAADSLRLTAEAVDAVILPAFQRFAEATAALERTLGDACPEQDSKSAFATAFLAWQGVQHVRIGPSQTENRHYRIQFWPDPKNLGARHVSTLLSAPDTALTPESLSRASIAVQGFPALERLLWGNSPINPHECRVAQAIGRNLSSMAQAIRAEWTEPDGGFRAILLRPGDKNTLFRTPAESLRAIHGTLSTLLQATQDMKLGSPMGSNPTKARPERGEAWRADLPLQALLANLDAALQLYQGHAGKDGGLRAGVLEHEDSEIVDISILHGLTEARRLTAELATRPWKDVLANPAGYRTLMLIRANIGTARSMVETEMAGMLGLGIGFNALDGD